A region from the Lolium perenne isolate Kyuss_39 chromosome 4, Kyuss_2.0, whole genome shotgun sequence genome encodes:
- the LOC139839203 gene encoding uncharacterized protein, whose protein sequence is MRAGFYNICGFGRPGRRTQIKDFISRERLDFVGLQETIKASFTPAELLSVDPHGRFAWKFTPAQGRSGGLLLGVNEDAFEVLEWHGGAFFIRADVLQLSNSSRWSIFVVYGPADHRRTADFLGELSAAVTACPFPWADGELKRLRLLEANHLKELAALKKEQEEKLEGLSKRLEEVERQRLSLQQEVTTKSNELSATAKRWLGELSALDRGLAAAFPEAQEEALAAVGRAREDRRQATGEQSSDCFTMDDYLASIAARVEPVTKLGWELRKAAEELVRLLWPTETLPEDLSNLIAWVLVSPEWEGLFPLCSLVADTIIGSDHSPLVLSSGEELGKRSSRFFFQKGWLEKPEFHDLVVLRWQRLLRDAAQCQYPVTIWHRIAAGLRQFLRGWGTNFGREDRDLKADILAQIRELDGVADHVGLDDEGWALRYHLEGQLLHLSRVEEEYWRQRSRANWLIQGDANTAFFHAFANGRRRKCAIPSLISDSGTITGERELQGHIYDFYRGLMGTQSEPSLLMLSPSIWHAIRRVSDRDNDCLMLTFSGEEIDNVLASMKLDTAPGPDGFPMFFFKEFWQLAKPLILAIANDFALGRVDIARLNMGVLSLIPKVPGANDIRQFRPIALINVIFKFVAKAYVIRLSPIAHRTISLTQSAFIRGRHIHEGILALQEIIHETKSKKLRGVFLKLDFEKAYDRVNWAFLREVLLRKGFEPGWVHRALGLVSGGQTAITINGEVGNFFRNGRGVRQGDPLSPLLFDFVVEALASILDKAREAGHITGLIPHLIPGGGGVSHLQYADDTIIMFQPDDLAIANLKYILLCFENMSGLRINFHKSEVMLIGGDVAEGTRIANMLN, encoded by the exons ATGCGGGCGGGCTTCTACAACATCTGTGGGTTCGGTCGGCCGGGACGACGGACGCAGATTAAGGATTTTATTTCCCGAGAAAGGCTGGATTTTGTTGGCTTACAAGAGACCATCAAGGCGTCTTTTACCCCCGCGGAACTTCTGAGCGTGGACCCGCATGGCAGATTTGCCTGGAAGTTCACCCCCGCGCAGGGACGCTCGGGTGGCTTGCTCCTCGGGGTTAATGAGGACGCGTTTGAGGTCTTGGAGTGGCATGGGGGTGCCTTCTTCATCCGGGCGGATGTTCTGCAACTGAGCAACTCGTCTCGGTGGTCGATCTTCGTGGTGTATGGCCCCGCGGATCACCGCAGAACCGCCGacttcttgggggagctctcagcGGCAGTCACCGCCTGTCCCTTCCC gtgggctgacggggagctgaaacggctgcgccttcttgaggctaaccatctcaaggaacttgccgccctcaagaaggaacaggaggaaaagctggagggtctgagcaagcggttggaggaggtggagcggcaacggctttcgctccagcaagaggtgaccaccaagtccaacgagctgtcggccaccgccaagcggtggttgggggaacttagcgcgctcgaccgcggcttggcgg cggccttccctgaggcgcaggaggaggcgttagcggctgttggcagggcgcgggaggatcgccggcaggccactggggagcagagctccgactgcttcaccatggacgactatctggcgtccatcgccgcccgcgtggagccggtcaccaagcttggctgggagctacggaaggcggcggaggagctggtccgactgctgtggccgacggagacgctgccggaagatctctccaatctcatcgcttg GGTGTTGGTCTCCCCCGAGTGGGAAGGCCTTTTCCCCTTGTGTTCTTTGGTGGCTGATACCATTATCGGGTCAGACCACTCCCCTCTTGTTCTTAGCTCCGGGGAGGAGTTAGGCAAAAGGAGTTCCCGGTTCTTCTTCCAGAAAGGATGGCTGGAGAAGCCGGAGTTCCATGATTTGGTGGTGCTCCGATGGCAGAGGCTATTGAGAGACGCGGCCCAGTGTCAGTACCCGGTTACGATTTGGCACCGCATTGCCGCAGGCCTTAGACAATTCCTGAGAGGCTGGGGGACCAACTTTGGGAGGGAGGATCGCGACCTCAAGGCGGACATCTTGGCACAGATCCGGGAACTTGATGGTGTTGCGGACCATGTGGGCCTAGACGATGAAGGCTGGGCGTTGCGGTACCATCTCGAGGGCCAACTCCTCCACCTTTCTAGGGTGGAGGAAGAGTATTGGAGGCAGCGCAGTAGGGCCAATTGGCTCATCCAGGGGGATGCGAACACGGCCTTCTTCCACGCCTTCGCCAACGGCCGGCGGAGAAAGTGTGCTATTCCGAGCCTCATCAGTGACTCAGGGACCATTACTGGTGAGAGGGAGCTGCAGGGACACATCTATGACTTCTACAGAGGTCTGATGGGGACACAGAGTGAGCCGAGCCTTCTGATGCTCTCTCCCTCCATCTGGCATGCTATTCGGCGCGTGTCGGACAGGGATAATGACTGCCTTATGCTCACCTTCTCTGGGGAGGAGATAGACAATGTCCTGGCTAGCATGAAGTTGGATACAGCGCCGGGACCGGACGGGTTCCCGATGTTCTTCTTCAAGGAGTTCTGGCAATTGGCTAAGCCTCTTATTCTGGCAATAGCCAACGACTTTGCTCTGGGGAGAGTAGACATTGCCAGACTCAATATGGGGGTCCTATCCCTCATTCCCAAGGTTCCTGGGGCGAACGATATTCGACAGTTTAGGCCAATTGCGCTTATTAATGTGATTTTCAAGTTTGTGGCAAAAGCGTATGTGATTAGGTTATCTCCGATTGCGCATAGGACGATTAGCCTCACCCAATCGGCTTTTATTCGGGGTCGTCACATCCATGAAGGGATCCTGGCTTTGCAGGAGATCATTCATGAGACCAAGTCCAAGAAGCTCCGGGGAGTCTTCTTAAAATTGGACTTTGAGAAGGCTTATGACCGGGTGAACTGGGCCTTCTTGCGGGAAGTTCTTCTCCGCAAAGGCTTTGAACCAGGGTGGGTTCACAGAGCGCTTGGTCTGGTCTCGGGGGGCCAGACGGCGATCACTATAAACGGGGAAGTAGGGAACTTCTTCCGTAATGGTCGAGGGGTGCGTCAGGGGGACCCGTTGTCCCCTCTCCTCTTTGACTTCGTGGTGGAAGCCCTCGCCTCCATCCTTGACAAAGCCAGAGAGGCGGGTCATATTACTGGGTTAATCCCACACTTGAtacctgggggggggggggtatcccATTTGCAATATGCGGATGATACCATCATCATGTTCCAGCCGGATGATCTTGCCATCGCTAACCTCAAATACATACTTCTCTGCTTCGAGAATATGTCGGGCCTC